A genomic stretch from Setaria viridis chromosome 1, Setaria_viridis_v4.0, whole genome shotgun sequence includes:
- the LOC117839331 gene encoding uncharacterized protein encodes MEKAGRHHQIMAGGGGGGMKKVGPAAAPAMGLQKQNSWSPDIERDEAWERRRRGMRRGGSALRRVRSVTDDDLDELRGCIDLGFGFEPPAARTGCPACGGAGRSRLLETLPALDLYYAVHGGGGGGAEGCSCGAASEVSSEESPLGSPMSILAPGDTPETVKMRLKQWAQVVALSMLTRH; translated from the exons ATGGAGAAGGCGGGGCGCCACCACCAGatcatggccggcggcggcggcggcgggatgaagAAGGTggggccggccgcggcgcccgcgaTGGGGCTGCAGAAGCAGAACTCGTGGTCGCCCGACATCGAGCGCGACGAGgcgtgggagcggcggcgccgcgggatGCGCCGCGGGGGATCGGCGCTGCGGCGCGTGCGGAGCGTCACGGACGACGACCTCGACGAGCTCCGCGGCTGCATCGATCTGGGGTTCGGCTTcgagccgcccgccgcccggacCGGTTGCCCGGCGTGCGGCGGAGCCGGGAGGAGCCGGCTCCTCGAGACGCTCCCCGCGCTCGACCTCTACTACGCCgtccacggcggcggtggcggcggcgcggaggggtgCTCGTGCGGCGCCGCGTCGGAGGTGTCTTCCGAGGAGTCGCCGCTCGGGAGCCCCATGTCCATACTCGCTCCAG GCGACACGCCGGAGACGGTGAAGATGCGGCTGAAGCAGTGggcgcaggtggtggcgctATCCATGCTGACCCGCCACTGA
- the LOC117839322 gene encoding bZIP transcription factor 23, whose translation MDFPGGSGRRQQQQPEPEHLPPMTPLPLARQGSVYSLTFDEFQTALGGAGKDFGSMNMDELLRSIWTAEETHAVAAASASAASTAAADHAARAAIQRQGSLTLPRTLSQKTVDEVWRDIMCFGGPSAAPAEAAPPSPAQRQQTLGEITLEEFLVRAGVVSEDMTAPPPVPPVPVAAAPPRPPPPQPPMLFPHSNVFAPLMPPLPFGTGLVSGAVGQGDGAAPPAVSPVRPVTSNGFGKMEGGDLSSLSPSPVPYVFNGGLRGRKAPAMEKVVERRQRRMIKNRESAARSRQRKQAYMMELEAEIAKLKEINEELQKKQVEMLEKQKDEVLERRSRQVGPTAKRICLRRTLTGPW comes from the exons ATGGATTTCCCGGGCGGGAGCgggaggcggcagcagcagcagccggagccggagcaccTGCCGCCGAtgacgccgctgccgctggcgcggcaggggtcgGTGTACTCGCTCACGTTCGACGAGTTCCAGACCGCGCTCGGCGGAGCGGGCAAGGACTTCGGGTCCATGAACATGGACGAGCTCCTGCGCAGCATCTGGACGGCGGAGGAGACGcacgccgtcgcggccgccaGCGCGTCGGCAGCGTCCACGGCCGCCGCGGACCACGCCGCGCGGGCGGCCATCCAGCGCCAGGGGTCACTCACCCTCCCCCGCACCCTCAGCCAGAAGACCGTCGACGAGGTCTGGCGCGACATCATGTGCTTCGGCGggccctccgccgcgccggcggaggcggcgccgccctcgccggcaCAGCGGCAGCAGACGCTCGGGGAGATCACGCTGGAGGAGTTCCTCGTGCGCGCCGGCGTGGTGAGCGAGGACAtgacggcgccaccgccggtACCACCtgtgccggtggcggcggcgccaccccgaccacctccgccgcagccgccaaTGCTGTTTCCCCATAGCAATGTGTTTGCTCCATTGATGCCTCCACTGCCTTTCGGGACTGGATTGGTGTCAGGGGCTGTCGGTCAGGGAGATGGTGCCGCGCCCCCGGCGGTATCGCCGGTGAGACCGGTTACGTCCAACGGGTTCGGCAAGATGGAAGGAGGGGACTTGTCCTCTCTGTCGCCATCACCGGTGCCTTACGTTTTCAACGGTGGTCTGAGGGGAAGGAAAGCTCCAGCTATGGAGAAGGTGGTTgagaggaggcagcggcggatgATCAAGAACCGGGAGTCCGCCGCGAGGTCGCGCCAGAGGAAGCAG GCATATATGATGGAGTTGGAAGCTGAGATAGCAAAACTTAAAGAGATTAATGAAGAGTTACAGAAAAAGCAG GTCGAAATGCTGGAGAAACAAAAGGATGAG GTCCTGGAGAGAAGGAGCCGGCAAGTTGGACCCACGGCAAAGAGAATTTGTCTGCGGAGGACACTGACAGGTCCTTGGTAG
- the LOC117856697 gene encoding putative mannan endo-1,4-beta-mannosidase 9, whose amino-acid sequence MASKQVILSSLAILALAAAAFVETVEAAAGGTAFARANGTRFTLGGRPFYSNGFNAYWLMYMASDPADRSKAAAALEEAARLGATLVRTWAFSDGGYRALQVSPGVYDEEVFGGLDYVIAEAKKRGVHLILSLVNNWDVYGGKKQYVQWARDQGHSLNSDDDFFTNSVTKGFYKNHVKAVLTRVNKFTRVAYKDDPTIFAWELMNEPRCRSDLSGKTLQSWIAEMVANVKSVDPNHMVEIGLEGFYGESTPDRTRRFNPGGYSVGTDFISNNLIAGIDFATIHSYPDQWLPGASNEDQVAFMRRWMASHAGDSAAALRKPLLVAEFGWSARSNAYTVSARDAYFGIVYDAIYASARGGGPLAGGLFWQVMEAGMEGWTDGYDVVLGRSPSTAAVVSRECARITSLNNQVS is encoded by the exons ATGGCGAGCAAACAGGTGATCTTGTCGAGTTTGGCCATCTTGGCCCTAGCTGCCGCCGCATTCGTTGAGACCGtggaagccgccgccggcggcaccgcCTTTGCAAGGGCGAACGGGACGCGGTTCACGCTCGGCGGGCGGCCGTTCTACTCGAACGGCTTCAACGCGTACTGGCTCATGTACATGGCGTCGGACCCGGCCGACCggagcaaggcggcggcggcgctggaggaggcggcCCGCCTCGGCGCCACGCTGGTGCGGACGTGGGCGTTCAGCGACGGGGGTTACCGGGCGCTGCAGGTGTCGCCAGGCGTGTACGATGAGGAGGTGTTCGGG GGTCTGGACTACGTGATAGCCGAAGCAAAGAAGCGCGGTGTCCATCTGATCCTGAGCCTGGTGAACAACTGGGACGTGTACGGCGGAAAGAAGCAGTACGTGCAGTGGGCAAGGGACCAGGGTCACTCCCTGAACTCCGACGACGACTTCTTCACCAACAGTGTGACCAAGGGCTTCTACAAGAACCATGTCAAG GCGGTCCTCACCAGAGTGAACAAGTTCACCCGGGTGGCGTACAAGGATGACCCGACCATCTTCGCGTGGGAGCTCATGAACGAGCCTCGCTGCCGGAGCGACCTCTCCGGGAAGACCCTGCAGTCCTGGATCGCGGAGATGGTCGCCAACGTCAAGTCCGTGGATCCCAACCACATGGTGGAGATCGGGCTCGAAGGGTTCTACGGCGAGTCGACGCCCGACCGGACGCGGCGGTTCAACCCCGGCGGCTACTCCGTCGGCACCGATTTCATCTCCAACAACCTCATCGCCGGCATCGACTTCGCCACCATCCACTCCTACCCCGACCAATG GTTGCCCGGCGCGAGCAACGAGGATCAGGTGGCGTTCATGCGGCGGTGGATGGCGTCGCACGCCGGCgactccgcggcggcgctgcggaaGCCGCTGCTGGTGGCGGAGTTCGGCTGGTCGGCGCGGTCCAACGCCTACACGGTGTCCGCGCGGGACGCCTACTTCGGCATTGTGTACGACGCGATCTACGCGTCGGCGAGGGGGGGAGGGCCGCTCGCGGGGGGCCTCTTCTGGCAGGTGATGGAGGCCGGGATGGAGGGCTGGACCGACGGCTACGACGTCGTGCTCGGACGCAGCCCGTCCACGGCCGCCGTCGTCAGCCGGGAGTGCGCCCGGATCACCAGCCTCAACAACCAGGTGTCCTAG
- the LOC117839341 gene encoding uncharacterized protein isoform X1 gives MPHRPEPALGFPAAAGHDRAPERRRKKQPPPPRRRRPAGAAQQQPVGPRGAADPDPPPASALLPLPSSGSGFATRGTAAPEEGTDGASSARSEEEAEAINDSFSYSLRECRKRRWLKSEGSGLVRPPASHELNGGGGIELLVLSPRCLIGGNAGGMSKSSTASSRSRSGTGTGTFPSPGTPNYNRHCAGNMQYSKGWSSERVPLGAGSNRRYGGSGVVLPFNNGRKLPSKWEDAEKWILSPVSCDGIGRMSAPAPHHRRPKSKSGPLGHPAGIPGAYAAVSPLVPCFDGVLAAANFAAHSPFSAGVLIPEHGRIGDFSSGRGRSGDDGSSRSYSAEKEPYILRSASIHAWTETLMEASAFANISEETTRDDKLQGQQEATSVISSPIIKKDVATQMSPEDSISSSPKARHSCSSLPSGHLLKEANTHIPKPEIRDVQVDDQVTVTRWSKRHVTRGSDKRSTNIIEWRKKTIETRAPSFDEKERERCMSKCKREEAKITAWENLQKAKAEAAIRKLEMKLEKKRSSSMDKILGKLRSAQKKAEDMRSAVSSNEDQCGVRAKKKASSFVKTGKPFSCCFTYRAC, from the exons ATGCCCCACCGCCCGGAGCCCGCGCTAggtttccccgccgccgccggccacgaccgcgcgcccgagcgccgccgcaagaagcagccgccgccgccgaggcggaggcgaccggccggcgccgca cagcagcagccggtgGGTCCACGCGGCGCGGCCGATccagatccgccgcccgcctccgcgctgcTGCCACTccccagcagcggcagcggcttcGCCACGCGGGGCACGGCTGCGCCAG AGGAGGGGACGGACGGTGCGAGCTCGGCCAGGTCGGAGGAAGAGGCGGAGGCAATTAATGATTCGTTCTCCTACTCGTTAAGGG AGTGCCGGAAGCGGAGGTGGCTTAAGTCAGAGGGTTCTGGGCTGGTGCGGCCTCCAGCCTCACATGAGCTCAATGGTGGCGGAGGTATTGAGCTTCTAGTGCTCTCGCCCAGGTGTTTGATTGGGGGTAATGCGGGAGGAATGAGCAAGAGCTCGACAGCATCATCCCGGAGCAGATCAGGCACAGGCACAGGGACGTTCCCGAGCCCTGGGACTCCGAACTACAATCGGCATTGTGCAGGCAACATGCAGTACTCCAAGGGTTGGAGTTCAGAGCGTGTGCCACTGGGCGCAGGTAGCAATAGAAGGTATGGGGGTAGCGGGGTGGTGCTTCCTTTTAACAATGGGAGGAAGCTGCCATCGAAATGGGAGGATGCGGAGAAGTGGATCCTGAGTCCGGTTTCCTGCGATGGGATTGGAAGGATGTCTGCACCAGCTCCACATCATAGACGGCCCAAGTCGAAGAGCGGCCCACTTGGCCACCCAGCTGGCATTCCCGGAGCTTACGCAGCTGTTTCACCACTTGTTCCCTGCTTTGATGGTGTTCTTGCAGCAGCTAATTTTGCAGCGCACTCGCCTTTCTCTGCTGGGGTTCTCATACCTGAGCATGGCCGCATTGGTGATTTCAGCAGTGGAAGAGGCAGGTCTGGTGATGATGGTAGCAGCAGATCCTACTCTGCTGAGAAGGAGCCATATATCTTGAGGTCTGCAAGCATACATGCATGGACAGAAACACTTATGGAGGCTTCTGCTTTTGCTAATATCTCAGAAGAAACCACACGAG ATGATAAACTGCAAGGCCAGCAGGAAGCAACTTCTGTGATTTCCAGTCCAATCATAAAGAAAGATGTTGCTACACAGATGAGTCCTGAGGATAGCATATCATCTTCTCCAAAAGCGAGGCATTCCTGCTCTAGCCTGCCATCAGGACATCTGCTAAAAGAAGCAAATACTCATATACCTAAACCTGAAATCAGGGACGTGCAGGTAGATGATCAAGTAACTGTGACCCGGTGGTCCAAGCGGCATGTAACACGAGGCTCTGATAAGCGGTCAACAAATATTAttgaatggaggaagaagactaTTGAGACACGAGCTCCATCTTTtgatgaaaaagaaagagaaagatgCATGTCAAA GTGCAAAAGGGAGGAAGCTAAGATCACTGCTTGGGAAAATCTACAGAAAGCAAAAGCCGAGGCAGCTATTAGGAAGTTGGAG ATGAAGCTTGAAAAGAAAAGATCATcgtcaatggacaaaattttagGCAAACTCCGCTCTGCTCAGAAAAAGGCAGAAGACATGCGAAGTGCAGTTTCTTCCAATGAAGACCAGTGTGGTGTGAGGGCAAAAAAGAAGGCATCTTCCTTTGTGAAAACTGGCAAGCCCTTCAGCTGCTGCTTTACCTACCGTGCTTGCTAG
- the LOC117839341 gene encoding uncharacterized protein isoform X2, giving the protein MPHRPEPALGFPAAAGHDRAPERRRKKQPPPPRRRRPAGAAQQPVGPRGAADPDPPPASALLPLPSSGSGFATRGTAAPEEGTDGASSARSEEEAEAINDSFSYSLRECRKRRWLKSEGSGLVRPPASHELNGGGGIELLVLSPRCLIGGNAGGMSKSSTASSRSRSGTGTGTFPSPGTPNYNRHCAGNMQYSKGWSSERVPLGAGSNRRYGGSGVVLPFNNGRKLPSKWEDAEKWILSPVSCDGIGRMSAPAPHHRRPKSKSGPLGHPAGIPGAYAAVSPLVPCFDGVLAAANFAAHSPFSAGVLIPEHGRIGDFSSGRGRSGDDGSSRSYSAEKEPYILRSASIHAWTETLMEASAFANISEETTRDDKLQGQQEATSVISSPIIKKDVATQMSPEDSISSSPKARHSCSSLPSGHLLKEANTHIPKPEIRDVQVDDQVTVTRWSKRHVTRGSDKRSTNIIEWRKKTIETRAPSFDEKERERCMSKCKREEAKITAWENLQKAKAEAAIRKLEMKLEKKRSSSMDKILGKLRSAQKKAEDMRSAVSSNEDQCGVRAKKKASSFVKTGKPFSCCFTYRAC; this is encoded by the exons ATGCCCCACCGCCCGGAGCCCGCGCTAggtttccccgccgccgccggccacgaccgcgcgcccgagcgccgccgcaagaagcagccgccgccgccgaggcggaggcgaccggccggcgccgca cagcagccggtgGGTCCACGCGGCGCGGCCGATccagatccgccgcccgcctccgcgctgcTGCCACTccccagcagcggcagcggcttcGCCACGCGGGGCACGGCTGCGCCAG AGGAGGGGACGGACGGTGCGAGCTCGGCCAGGTCGGAGGAAGAGGCGGAGGCAATTAATGATTCGTTCTCCTACTCGTTAAGGG AGTGCCGGAAGCGGAGGTGGCTTAAGTCAGAGGGTTCTGGGCTGGTGCGGCCTCCAGCCTCACATGAGCTCAATGGTGGCGGAGGTATTGAGCTTCTAGTGCTCTCGCCCAGGTGTTTGATTGGGGGTAATGCGGGAGGAATGAGCAAGAGCTCGACAGCATCATCCCGGAGCAGATCAGGCACAGGCACAGGGACGTTCCCGAGCCCTGGGACTCCGAACTACAATCGGCATTGTGCAGGCAACATGCAGTACTCCAAGGGTTGGAGTTCAGAGCGTGTGCCACTGGGCGCAGGTAGCAATAGAAGGTATGGGGGTAGCGGGGTGGTGCTTCCTTTTAACAATGGGAGGAAGCTGCCATCGAAATGGGAGGATGCGGAGAAGTGGATCCTGAGTCCGGTTTCCTGCGATGGGATTGGAAGGATGTCTGCACCAGCTCCACATCATAGACGGCCCAAGTCGAAGAGCGGCCCACTTGGCCACCCAGCTGGCATTCCCGGAGCTTACGCAGCTGTTTCACCACTTGTTCCCTGCTTTGATGGTGTTCTTGCAGCAGCTAATTTTGCAGCGCACTCGCCTTTCTCTGCTGGGGTTCTCATACCTGAGCATGGCCGCATTGGTGATTTCAGCAGTGGAAGAGGCAGGTCTGGTGATGATGGTAGCAGCAGATCCTACTCTGCTGAGAAGGAGCCATATATCTTGAGGTCTGCAAGCATACATGCATGGACAGAAACACTTATGGAGGCTTCTGCTTTTGCTAATATCTCAGAAGAAACCACACGAG ATGATAAACTGCAAGGCCAGCAGGAAGCAACTTCTGTGATTTCCAGTCCAATCATAAAGAAAGATGTTGCTACACAGATGAGTCCTGAGGATAGCATATCATCTTCTCCAAAAGCGAGGCATTCCTGCTCTAGCCTGCCATCAGGACATCTGCTAAAAGAAGCAAATACTCATATACCTAAACCTGAAATCAGGGACGTGCAGGTAGATGATCAAGTAACTGTGACCCGGTGGTCCAAGCGGCATGTAACACGAGGCTCTGATAAGCGGTCAACAAATATTAttgaatggaggaagaagactaTTGAGACACGAGCTCCATCTTTtgatgaaaaagaaagagaaagatgCATGTCAAA GTGCAAAAGGGAGGAAGCTAAGATCACTGCTTGGGAAAATCTACAGAAAGCAAAAGCCGAGGCAGCTATTAGGAAGTTGGAG ATGAAGCTTGAAAAGAAAAGATCATcgtcaatggacaaaattttagGCAAACTCCGCTCTGCTCAGAAAAAGGCAGAAGACATGCGAAGTGCAGTTTCTTCCAATGAAGACCAGTGTGGTGTGAGGGCAAAAAAGAAGGCATCTTCCTTTGTGAAAACTGGCAAGCCCTTCAGCTGCTGCTTTACCTACCGTGCTTGCTAG